The Caulifigura coniformis genome includes a region encoding these proteins:
- a CDS encoding efflux RND transporter periplasmic adaptor subunit — MKWKPFVLKTATGLGLLAGLVALIAWWPKATGKATTSDTWTCSMHPQIRLPNPGPCPICGMQLIPVSQLPNAREDLETRAGLEVEQIQTRKLFKEIRTVGKLDYSERQVELITARVAGRVDRVYADFTGLDVKKGDHLVSIYSPELYSAQNELLLGLDAKEKEKATALSPRSLAESRLEASRTKLRLLGILDEQIKTIESTREIAPHLTIYAPLGGTVIEKNIRVGQYVDAGDQLYRIANLDPIWLYLNIYEYDVAWVRFGQAVDITLEAFPGETFHGTVTFIDPFLDDATRTIRVRVNIKNTERLLKPQMFATATIHVGLGDDGTPEPTGLEGMYVCPMHPEVKQPDPGKCPFCEMPLEKVPERRRESRRERAAPGPSPSNHRHAAGSPDQTVPTQSTDPTPPAVTPTTPSKQTHVGHEEHKDAPPLTQAPAGDGLLAIPVSAVLDTGRRRITYRLTGAGAYELVELKLGPRARSTDESGKEREYFLVLEGVTEADRVVTQSGFLLDSQRQIEGMPSLLFPTGQSGTNLHAGHGGQPNPAPAAAHQH; from the coding sequence ATGAAATGGAAACCGTTCGTCCTGAAGACGGCGACTGGTCTGGGGCTGTTGGCCGGGCTGGTGGCGTTGATTGCGTGGTGGCCAAAGGCCACTGGGAAGGCGACGACCAGCGACACGTGGACGTGCTCGATGCATCCGCAGATTCGATTGCCGAATCCTGGCCCCTGTCCGATCTGCGGGATGCAGTTAATCCCCGTGTCCCAGTTGCCAAACGCGAGAGAGGACCTGGAAACGCGAGCCGGGTTGGAAGTCGAGCAGATCCAGACGCGCAAGCTGTTCAAGGAGATTCGAACAGTTGGCAAGCTCGACTACAGCGAACGGCAGGTGGAGCTGATCACGGCGCGCGTCGCAGGGCGCGTTGATCGCGTCTACGCCGACTTCACCGGACTGGATGTCAAAAAGGGCGACCACCTCGTCTCGATTTACAGCCCGGAATTGTATTCGGCTCAGAACGAATTGCTGCTGGGGCTGGACGCCAAGGAAAAGGAGAAGGCGACAGCGCTGAGTCCGCGCAGCTTGGCCGAGTCCCGACTGGAGGCGTCGCGGACCAAGTTGCGGTTGCTGGGAATTCTCGACGAGCAGATCAAAACGATTGAGTCGACGCGGGAAATCGCCCCCCACCTCACAATCTACGCGCCGCTCGGTGGCACGGTGATCGAAAAGAATATTCGCGTCGGCCAGTATGTCGACGCCGGAGATCAGCTGTATCGCATCGCCAATCTCGATCCGATCTGGCTGTATCTCAACATCTACGAGTACGACGTCGCCTGGGTGCGTTTCGGGCAGGCTGTCGACATCACTCTGGAGGCTTTTCCGGGCGAGACATTCCACGGCACGGTCACGTTCATCGATCCGTTTCTCGATGATGCAACGCGAACGATTCGCGTTCGCGTGAACATCAAGAACACGGAACGTCTCCTGAAACCGCAGATGTTCGCGACGGCCACGATCCATGTGGGACTGGGAGATGACGGCACTCCCGAACCCACCGGTCTCGAAGGGATGTATGTGTGCCCGATGCATCCGGAGGTCAAGCAGCCGGATCCGGGCAAGTGTCCCTTCTGCGAAATGCCCCTGGAGAAAGTTCCCGAGCGACGCCGCGAATCACGAAGAGAGCGCGCTGCACCAGGGCCGTCGCCGTCGAATCACCGGCATGCCGCTGGTAGTCCAGATCAGACGGTCCCCACTCAATCGACAGATCCGACTCCTCCAGCAGTCACGCCGACGACCCCGTCGAAGCAGACGCACGTTGGCCACGAAGAGCACAAGGATGCACCGCCCCTAACACAGGCACCTGCAGGCGATGGGCTGCTCGCGATTCCGGTTTCGGCCGTGCTCGATACCGGACGGAGGCGGATTACCTACCGGTTGACTGGGGCCGGTGCATACGAACTGGTTGAACTGAAGCTTGGACCACGAGCCCGATCGACCGACGAGTCGGGTAAGGAACGCGAATACTTCCTGGTGCTGGAGGGAGTCACCGAGGCAGATCGCGTCGTCACACAAAGCGGTTTTCTGCTGGACAGTCAGCGGCAGATTGAAGGCATGCCGAGTTTGCTGTTTCCGACGGGACAATCGGGAACGAACTTGCATGCGGGCCACGGCGGTCAACCGAACCCGGCCCCCGCAGCGGCACACCAGCATTGA
- a CDS encoding TolC family protein, translated as MVSEVLRRNPTRQAAIAAWQATSQRYPQEIALDDPMFETIIGPRGLASDQVNGAYMVGVSQKLPWTGKRALRGESALWEQTAAQWDVADVELRLTEAAKLAFYEYYLATRKLEVRHDSEQRLKAYRETALSKYETAQVTQQDVLQTDVELAQLERRRIELQREQQIAAAKINTLLHRPPETALPPAPMRLDADRAVLSATALHQIAVRCRPDLTAMSARIQSERTAIELACKEFYPDFEVMARYDAFWQEKPLRPMVGMNVNIPLNQSRRHAAVNEATFRLNKMCAEYSAAVDATRNDVQATWEKLDASRQVVALYEQSILKTAESNIESAEAGYVAGTVDFLRLVEAQRQLIDLREQYHEAVTEYRSRLAELERLVAQPILETHGPVPAASPSAPDAPEETLP; from the coding sequence ATGGTGTCGGAAGTATTGCGCCGCAATCCAACCCGGCAGGCCGCCATCGCGGCGTGGCAAGCGACCTCGCAACGGTATCCGCAGGAGATCGCTCTCGACGATCCAATGTTCGAAACGATCATTGGACCACGTGGGCTTGCATCGGATCAGGTCAACGGCGCTTACATGGTGGGCGTCTCGCAAAAGCTCCCTTGGACCGGGAAGCGGGCACTTCGCGGAGAATCGGCTCTGTGGGAACAAACGGCCGCCCAGTGGGATGTTGCAGATGTCGAACTGCGGCTGACAGAGGCGGCCAAGCTGGCTTTCTACGAGTACTATCTCGCCACGCGAAAGCTCGAAGTACGGCACGACAGCGAGCAGCGGTTGAAGGCCTACCGTGAAACCGCCCTGTCCAAGTATGAGACCGCCCAGGTCACTCAGCAGGATGTGTTGCAGACCGATGTGGAGCTGGCGCAGCTGGAACGGCGACGGATTGAGCTTCAGCGCGAACAACAGATCGCCGCGGCGAAGATCAACACGCTGCTGCATCGTCCTCCGGAGACTGCACTGCCACCGGCCCCCATGCGTCTGGACGCCGATCGGGCGGTGTTATCGGCGACCGCGCTACACCAGATTGCGGTTCGCTGTCGTCCGGATCTGACGGCGATGTCCGCGAGGATTCAGTCCGAACGCACTGCGATCGAGCTTGCCTGCAAGGAGTTTTATCCCGACTTCGAAGTCATGGCTCGTTACGACGCTTTTTGGCAGGAGAAGCCGCTTCGGCCGATGGTGGGAATGAACGTCAACATCCCGTTGAACCAATCACGACGGCACGCGGCAGTCAACGAGGCGACGTTCCGGTTGAACAAGATGTGTGCGGAGTACTCCGCGGCCGTTGATGCGACACGGAATGACGTCCAAGCGACGTGGGAAAAACTCGATGCCAGTCGTCAGGTCGTCGCACTGTATGAGCAGTCCATACTCAAGACGGCGGAATCGAACATTGAGTCCGCAGAGGCTGGCTATGTCGCCGGAACCGTGGACTTCCTCCGATTGGTGGAGGCCCAACGCCAACTAATCGATTTGCGGGAACAGTACCACGAGGCGGTCACGGAGTACCGGTCAAGACTCGCAGAATTGGAACGGCTGGTTGCCCAACCGATTCTGGAGACGCACGGGCCAGTGCCTGCTGCGTCCCCTTCGGCACCGGACGCGCCCGAGGAGACTCTGCCGTAA
- a CDS encoding cation-translocating P-type ATPase, translating to MPGHTLFSLSTEQAVLQLRANAEQGLSTVEAVERQKQSGFNQLTEAAPEPAWKRLFRQFQDLVIWILIAAAVISGLLGEWVDTLAILAIVVLNGVIGFLQEQHAELAMSALKKLSAPTAKALRDGVLQSLPARELVPGDIIEIEAGDNVPADVRLLKAFSVSVQEATLTGESTSVEKEADVVLPAETQLGDRRNMVHMGTILTTGKASGMVAAIGMETELGQIAGMLARHELELTPLQKRLAKLGQVLIGVCLAIVALIFALQVMRGGSLLEALLVSVSLAVAAVPEGLPAVVTITLALGLQRMVKRKALVRKLPSVETLGSVSVICSDKTGTLTRNEMTVKAIVTSSKSYQVTGGGYAPRGDFYQTSDSTLVDDEALPKVARTVNPETDLDLRLALKIGAWCNGAQVAPQSDGDGVWQVIGDPTEGALVVAAMKGGLSPSARSGEITYELPFDSNRKIMSVVVREPGGTSLYTKGAPESVLARCDRIHRWGVAEPLSEDDRRRVLASSISLSSQALRVLGVAYGPDPREPGSTDLERELVFCGLVGMIDPPREEVKTAIATCRSAGIRPVMITGDHPATALAIAKQLGLTTGPEHLLAGQELAQMTDADLAGVIHDISVYARTTAEHKLRIVRAWKSRGDVVAMTGDGVNDAPAVRAADIGIAMGITGTDVTKEASDMVLLDDNFASIVSAVEEGRGIYDNIQKALVFLLSCNCGEILLMLGASLLGWPAPLLPIQLLWINLVTDGLPALALSFEPPEPGVMNHPPRQANESILSRKLGIAILFQGLLVGLVGLLAFGLSLRHRPDDVDRARAMAFCVLVYAELFRALGARSQTLTLRQLGFWKNPHLLLAILVSGLLQVSVAIVPFTGRVFDVPPHTWSEWGTIILLALTPLIVVELVKELRQVIHVDHVITPDGVTS from the coding sequence ATGCCGGGTCACACGCTTTTTAGCCTCTCGACCGAACAGGCTGTATTGCAGCTTCGCGCCAATGCTGAGCAGGGACTTTCCACAGTGGAGGCCGTGGAGCGCCAGAAGCAAAGCGGCTTCAATCAGCTCACGGAAGCAGCACCTGAGCCAGCGTGGAAGCGACTCTTTCGTCAGTTCCAGGATCTGGTCATCTGGATCTTGATCGCCGCGGCAGTCATCTCTGGACTGCTGGGGGAATGGGTCGACACGTTGGCCATTCTCGCAATCGTCGTCCTCAATGGCGTGATCGGGTTTCTTCAGGAGCAACACGCGGAGCTGGCGATGTCGGCCTTGAAAAAACTGTCGGCGCCGACCGCCAAGGCGCTCCGAGATGGCGTTCTGCAGTCCTTGCCCGCTCGGGAGCTCGTCCCTGGCGACATCATTGAAATCGAGGCCGGGGACAACGTCCCGGCCGATGTGCGGTTGCTGAAGGCGTTCAGCGTGAGCGTGCAGGAAGCAACGCTGACAGGAGAGTCCACGTCTGTCGAGAAGGAGGCTGATGTCGTTCTCCCGGCCGAGACGCAACTCGGTGACCGTCGAAACATGGTTCACATGGGCACCATCCTGACGACCGGCAAGGCTTCAGGCATGGTGGCCGCCATAGGCATGGAGACAGAGCTGGGACAAATAGCTGGGATGCTGGCTCGCCATGAACTGGAACTCACTCCACTTCAAAAGCGGCTGGCGAAGTTAGGACAAGTCTTGATTGGAGTCTGCCTGGCGATCGTTGCGCTCATCTTTGCCTTGCAAGTGATGCGTGGCGGCAGCCTCCTGGAGGCACTGCTTGTGTCGGTGAGTCTCGCTGTCGCCGCCGTTCCAGAAGGTCTACCGGCTGTCGTCACGATCACTCTCGCACTTGGCCTGCAACGCATGGTGAAACGTAAGGCACTGGTGAGAAAACTGCCCAGCGTGGAAACGCTCGGTTCGGTCTCGGTGATTTGCTCTGATAAGACTGGCACCCTGACTCGCAACGAAATGACCGTCAAGGCGATCGTGACGAGCTCCAAATCCTACCAGGTGACCGGAGGCGGTTACGCGCCCCGTGGCGACTTCTATCAGACGTCCGATTCAACTCTGGTCGACGACGAGGCTCTTCCCAAAGTCGCCCGGACGGTGAATCCCGAGACGGATCTCGACCTCCGTCTGGCGCTCAAAATTGGCGCCTGGTGCAATGGCGCGCAGGTCGCGCCGCAATCGGACGGAGATGGCGTCTGGCAGGTCATCGGCGATCCGACGGAAGGTGCACTGGTCGTCGCGGCCATGAAAGGCGGACTGAGTCCGTCTGCTCGGAGCGGCGAAATCACGTATGAGCTGCCGTTTGATTCGAACCGAAAGATCATGTCCGTGGTCGTTCGGGAACCCGGAGGCACGTCGCTCTACACAAAAGGCGCTCCCGAAAGCGTCCTGGCTCGCTGCGACCGTATCCATCGGTGGGGTGTGGCGGAGCCGCTGAGTGAAGATGATCGCAGGCGGGTCCTGGCCTCAAGCATTTCTTTGTCATCGCAAGCGTTGCGTGTGCTCGGGGTGGCCTACGGTCCAGATCCACGGGAACCGGGCAGTACCGATCTCGAACGGGAGCTGGTGTTCTGCGGGTTAGTGGGAATGATCGATCCGCCTCGCGAAGAGGTAAAAACCGCGATTGCAACCTGCCGCTCGGCCGGAATACGACCGGTGATGATCACAGGCGACCATCCGGCAACCGCACTGGCGATTGCCAAGCAACTCGGACTGACAACCGGCCCTGAACATTTGCTGGCCGGTCAGGAGCTGGCCCAGATGACGGATGCTGATTTGGCCGGCGTGATCCACGACATCTCCGTGTACGCGCGGACAACGGCAGAACACAAATTGCGAATCGTCCGAGCCTGGAAATCACGCGGAGACGTCGTCGCCATGACTGGCGACGGTGTCAACGACGCACCGGCGGTGAGAGCCGCCGACATTGGCATCGCGATGGGCATCACCGGAACTGATGTCACCAAAGAGGCATCCGACATGGTGCTGCTGGATGACAACTTTGCATCAATCGTCAGCGCCGTCGAGGAAGGGCGGGGGATCTACGACAACATCCAGAAGGCGCTCGTATTTCTGTTGTCGTGCAACTGTGGTGAGATCCTGTTGATGCTCGGTGCCAGCCTGCTCGGCTGGCCCGCACCGCTTCTGCCGATCCAATTGCTATGGATCAATCTTGTGACGGATGGCTTGCCTGCTCTAGCCCTGTCCTTCGAGCCGCCCGAACCCGGCGTGATGAATCACCCGCCGCGCCAAGCGAACGAATCAATCCTGTCCCGAAAACTGGGCATTGCAATCCTATTCCAAGGCCTGCTGGTCGGACTGGTCGGCCTGCTCGCCTTCGGTCTGAGCTTGCGGCACCGGCCTGACGATGTTGATCGCGCGCGAGCAATGGCATTCTGCGTACTCGTCTACGCCGAACTCTTCCGTGCACTCGGCGCTCGGAGCCAGACGCTGACGCTACGGCAGCTCGGATTCTGGAAGAATCCTCATCTTCTGCTGGCGATCCTGGTTTCTGGACTCCTGCAAGTGAGTGTGGCCATTGTTCCGTTTACCGGGCGCGTGTTTGATGTCCCCCCTCATACGTGGTCCGAATGGGGCACAATCATTCTGCTGGCACTCACGCCCTTGATCGTGGTCGAACTCGTCAAAGAGCTCCGTCAGGTCATCCACGTCGATCATGTCATCACTCCGGATGGAGTCACCTCATGA
- a CDS encoding DUF305 domain-containing protein has protein sequence MAKVGIDCAILESSGAWGAAAVLQRKEEVVRTIFAASALAVLTLLASVVAQDKKPAGIAPAPQATQPHATHGQGDMVKSMSEMNDMMAKHLGKKDPEFEKRFIDLMIPHHEGAVVMAQQALKEANRPELKKMAEEIIAAQEKEIEQLKKWRRDWYGQKQP, from the coding sequence ATGGCCAAGGTCGGCATAGATTGTGCAATCCTGGAATCTTCCGGGGCTTGGGGAGCCGCTGCGGTTTTGCAACGTAAGGAGGAAGTCGTGCGAACTATTTTTGCTGCCAGCGCGTTGGCCGTGCTCACTCTACTCGCGTCCGTTGTTGCCCAGGACAAGAAGCCGGCTGGAATAGCTCCTGCCCCGCAAGCTACTCAACCGCACGCGACGCATGGGCAGGGAGACATGGTCAAAAGTATGTCGGAAATGAACGACATGATGGCCAAGCACCTTGGCAAGAAAGATCCGGAGTTCGAGAAGCGCTTTATCGACCTGATGATTCCCCATCACGAAGGTGCTGTGGTGATGGCACAGCAGGCGCTTAAGGAAGCTAATCGGCCGGAGCTAAAGAAGATGGCCGAGGAGATCATTGCTGCGCAGGAAAAGGAGATTGAGCAGCTGAAGAAATGGCGCCGCGACTGGTACGGTCAGAAGCAGCCTTAG
- a CDS encoding efflux RND transporter permease subunit: MVNLVIGWCLRNRFFVMLVTVIVMAIGYYAITNIPIDAIPDIGEKQVIVLAEWPGRSPQDVEDQITYPLTVGLSGTPGVKTIRSFSGFGFSMVFIVFKDEVDYYWARSRVLERMNVAAGRLPQGVLPTLGADATALGQVFYYTLEAEGADLASLRSLQDWYIRYQLQAVEGVTEVATLGGYVREYQIDVIPEKLRAHRVSLMDVFEAVRRSNIDVGAKVVEANRYEFFVRGKGFVRGVQDLENVVIRQEEGTPIYVKNVATVQLGPEFRRGALDNAGREATGAVVLMRYGENPLAVINRLKQKISEIAPGLRVTLPSGKSVPVKLVPYYDRTDIIHETMATLRDNLIEESIVVTLIVALFLLHLRSTLTIVPTLPVALAMSFAAMYWLGVDSNIMSLAGLAIAIGDVSDMGIIMTENIYRRLTTDRGRPYFDVVYDAATEVGGAIVTAVVNTVVSFIPVFALTGSEGKMFRPLAYTKTFAIAASVILAITVVPVLCYYLLKPVSWPRRRALLFGGGAALATLIVMRLTITGFFQLPSAWSGWPTTLGVACMVGLMVYRMGRERLIPLDENPVSRGIFRIYRPILSWVLNNKATFLVLPTAVIALGFTVWLGLDVVGAPVSSLSRSMGYDVTMTVAWQRLKQTFPGIGREFMPPLDEGSFLYMPSVLPSASLTIAEEVVRRQDIAIRDVPEVKDVVGKVGRAESSLDPAPISMIETIVTLRPEEEWRVLPDPRWHSDTSWLDWCRPALRTVWPEERRITKAEILQDLNRQAAIPGVLPTWLQPIQTRLVMLQTGFRAMMGVKIYGSDLHEIERVGLQMEQILKKVPGTVDVVADRLVGKPYLEYEINREAAARYGVSIRDIQDVIEIAIGGEQITSTVEGRERYPVRVRYPREMRERFDDLEHVLVPTASGAQVPIAQVAKLAYSIGPQEIKSEDGLLVGYVTLNTRDRDEISVVEDAERLLQAERTRSDGQVAAGRHAEATLIVPPGYYWKWSGQFENQQRAMERLSILMPLVLLAMVFSVYFAFGKWWLVLLVLMDIAVSISGGFIGLQLYGANLSVAVWVGFIALVGVSDDDSVVMLTYLEDLFRERHPETVQGVRDLVIEAGLKRIRPCLMTTVTTVFGLAPIFLHAGRGSDIMQPMAIPSVGGMSVALITLFVIPCLYCLVKEWQLKQRIRNRTPQNGEVAHS, translated from the coding sequence ATGGTCAACCTCGTGATTGGCTGGTGTCTACGGAATCGGTTTTTCGTGATGCTCGTGACCGTCATTGTGATGGCCATCGGGTACTACGCGATCACCAATATTCCGATCGACGCCATTCCGGACATCGGTGAGAAGCAGGTCATCGTGCTGGCCGAGTGGCCGGGCCGCTCCCCGCAGGACGTCGAAGACCAGATCACGTATCCGCTGACGGTCGGCCTGTCCGGGACTCCCGGCGTGAAGACAATCCGGTCGTTCTCGGGCTTCGGCTTTTCGATGGTGTTTATCGTCTTCAAAGATGAAGTCGATTACTACTGGGCTCGATCGCGCGTGCTGGAGCGCATGAATGTTGCTGCGGGCCGCTTGCCTCAAGGCGTGTTGCCAACACTGGGCGCGGACGCGACTGCCCTCGGGCAAGTGTTCTACTACACGCTGGAAGCCGAAGGGGCCGATCTGGCGAGCCTCCGGTCGCTGCAGGACTGGTACATCCGCTACCAGCTTCAGGCCGTGGAAGGCGTCACGGAAGTGGCGACGCTCGGCGGATATGTCCGCGAATACCAGATCGACGTCATTCCAGAGAAACTCCGAGCGCATCGGGTGAGTCTGATGGACGTCTTCGAAGCGGTTCGACGCAGCAACATCGACGTCGGAGCCAAGGTCGTCGAAGCCAACCGCTATGAGTTCTTCGTTCGCGGCAAAGGCTTTGTCCGCGGCGTGCAGGATCTTGAAAACGTCGTGATTCGGCAGGAGGAGGGGACGCCGATCTACGTCAAGAATGTGGCGACGGTCCAGCTCGGCCCCGAATTTCGGCGCGGCGCGCTCGACAATGCCGGTCGTGAGGCCACGGGCGCCGTCGTGTTGATGCGGTACGGCGAGAACCCGTTGGCGGTCATCAATCGCCTCAAGCAAAAGATCTCCGAGATCGCGCCCGGGCTGCGCGTGACCTTGCCGTCTGGAAAGTCGGTGCCGGTCAAACTTGTGCCGTATTACGACCGTACGGACATCATCCACGAAACCATGGCGACGCTCCGCGATAACCTGATCGAAGAGTCGATCGTCGTGACGCTGATTGTCGCCCTGTTTCTGCTGCATCTGCGCAGCACGCTTACAATTGTTCCGACGCTGCCTGTGGCACTCGCCATGAGTTTTGCGGCGATGTACTGGCTGGGCGTGGACAGCAACATCATGTCGCTGGCCGGATTGGCCATTGCGATCGGTGATGTCAGCGACATGGGCATCATCATGACGGAGAACATCTATCGCCGGCTGACGACAGATCGCGGTCGGCCCTACTTCGACGTTGTGTACGACGCCGCCACAGAAGTCGGCGGGGCCATCGTGACCGCGGTCGTCAATACCGTCGTCTCCTTCATTCCGGTGTTCGCGTTGACGGGCTCTGAAGGCAAGATGTTTCGGCCGCTCGCTTATACCAAGACATTTGCAATCGCGGCGTCGGTGATTCTCGCCATCACCGTCGTTCCAGTTCTTTGCTACTACCTGTTGAAACCGGTCTCCTGGCCTCGCCGACGTGCGCTGTTGTTCGGCGGCGGGGCAGCGCTGGCCACATTGATCGTCATGCGGCTGACGATCACAGGTTTTTTCCAGCTTCCATCCGCGTGGAGCGGCTGGCCGACGACGCTCGGCGTGGCCTGCATGGTTGGCTTAATGGTTTACCGGATGGGACGCGAGCGACTCATTCCGCTCGATGAGAACCCCGTCTCGCGCGGGATCTTCCGGATCTACAGACCAATCCTGAGCTGGGTGCTGAACAATAAGGCGACGTTTCTGGTGCTCCCCACGGCGGTCATCGCCCTCGGTTTTACGGTGTGGCTGGGTCTGGATGTCGTCGGTGCCCCCGTGTCATCGCTGTCGAGATCGATGGGCTACGACGTCACCATGACCGTCGCCTGGCAACGACTCAAGCAAACCTTTCCGGGCATCGGGCGGGAATTCATGCCTCCGCTGGACGAAGGCTCGTTCCTCTATATGCCTTCAGTGCTTCCCTCGGCTTCCTTAACGATCGCGGAGGAAGTGGTGAGGCGGCAGGACATTGCCATTCGCGATGTGCCGGAAGTGAAGGACGTTGTTGGCAAAGTGGGACGAGCGGAGTCATCGCTCGACCCCGCCCCCATCAGCATGATCGAGACGATCGTGACGCTGCGGCCGGAAGAGGAATGGCGAGTGCTGCCGGATCCGCGTTGGCACAGCGACACGAGCTGGCTGGACTGGTGCCGGCCTGCTCTGCGAACTGTCTGGCCGGAAGAGCGCCGGATCACCAAAGCAGAGATTCTTCAGGACCTGAACCGACAGGCCGCGATTCCCGGTGTCCTGCCCACCTGGCTCCAGCCCATTCAGACGCGACTCGTGATGCTGCAGACGGGATTCCGCGCAATGATGGGCGTGAAGATCTATGGCTCCGACCTCCACGAGATTGAACGAGTCGGGCTGCAGATGGAGCAGATCCTCAAAAAGGTGCCGGGGACCGTCGATGTCGTTGCCGACCGGCTCGTGGGCAAGCCGTATCTGGAGTACGAGATCAACCGCGAGGCCGCCGCGAGGTATGGCGTCAGCATCCGCGATATTCAGGACGTCATTGAAATTGCCATTGGCGGCGAACAAATCACATCCACCGTGGAAGGGCGGGAACGATACCCGGTTCGTGTTCGTTATCCACGCGAAATGCGAGAACGATTCGATGATCTCGAGCACGTCCTCGTCCCAACGGCGTCAGGGGCGCAGGTTCCGATCGCCCAGGTCGCGAAGTTGGCCTACAGCATCGGACCACAGGAGATAAAGAGCGAGGATGGCCTGCTCGTCGGATACGTGACGTTGAACACGCGAGATCGCGATGAGATCAGCGTCGTTGAAGATGCCGAACGACTGCTGCAAGCCGAACGAACACGCAGCGACGGACAGGTGGCCGCGGGTCGGCACGCAGAGGCAACGCTCATCGTGCCGCCAGGTTATTACTGGAAATGGTCAGGACAGTTTGAGAATCAACAGCGAGCGATGGAGCGGCTCTCGATTCTGATGCCGCTGGTTCTCCTGGCCATGGTTTTCTCGGTGTATTTTGCCTTTGGAAAATGGTGGCTGGTCTTGCTGGTCCTGATGGACATCGCGGTCTCCATCTCGGGAGGGTTTATCGGCCTGCAGCTTTATGGTGCAAATCTGAGCGTCGCAGTGTGGGTGGGCTTCATCGCTCTGGTGGGCGTCTCAGACGACGACAGTGTGGTGATGCTGACCTATCTCGAAGACCTGTTTCGTGAGAGACATCCGGAGACCGTCCAAGGCGTTCGAGACCTCGTCATTGAGGCGGGACTGAAGCGGATTCGCCCCTGTCTGATGACCACGGTGACGACGGTCTTCGGCCTGGCCCCAATTTTCCTGCACGCGGGACGTGGCTCGGACATCATGCAGCCCATGGCCATCCCGAGCGTTGGTGGCATGTCCGTGGCTCTGATCACGCTGTTCGTGATTCCCTGCCTGTACTGCCTTGTCAAAGAGTGGCAGCTCAAGCAGCGAATACGAAACAGAACACCGCAGAACGGCGAGGTCGCGCACTCATGA
- the galT gene encoding galactose-1-phosphate uridylyltransferase → MSLLRQDVTTHDWVIFAPERVRRPHDWKKSEHDSEAPGASQEGCPFCPGNESRTGPEIYAVRGGSARDTPGWSVRVVANNFPALRIEEDHRRSEQRLLFRAMGGCGAHEVIIESPDHERSLADQPVDQVERLLQTLRFRYIDLLEDHRFQAIVIFRNHGELAGTSLRHPHCQLIATPVVPQLLRIKHQVATEFFDQTGDCLYCRLLLEELREPDRVVVENAEFAAIVPFASRLPFEVWILPKHHQASFAGVDPQHLGPLAEILQSVLLRLHRGLDNPAYNLTFNTAPRGDENKAYFLWHVQILPRLTTSAGFELGSGMSINTVLPEVAAKFLRNVAI, encoded by the coding sequence ATGTCCTTACTTCGCCAGGATGTGACCACACACGACTGGGTCATTTTCGCTCCGGAACGAGTGCGGCGCCCGCACGACTGGAAGAAGTCAGAGCACGACAGCGAAGCGCCGGGTGCCTCTCAGGAGGGGTGTCCGTTCTGTCCCGGAAACGAATCGCGGACAGGCCCGGAGATCTATGCCGTGCGCGGTGGTTCCGCTCGCGATACACCGGGCTGGAGCGTCCGCGTCGTTGCCAACAACTTTCCGGCACTCCGGATCGAAGAAGACCATCGGCGGAGCGAACAACGACTGCTGTTTCGTGCCATGGGCGGCTGCGGAGCCCACGAGGTCATCATCGAGTCGCCTGACCATGAGCGGTCACTTGCTGACCAGCCTGTTGACCAAGTCGAGCGACTGCTGCAGACGCTGCGGTTCCGATACATCGACCTGCTGGAGGATCACCGTTTTCAGGCGATCGTAATCTTCAGGAATCATGGTGAGCTCGCCGGGACATCGCTTCGGCATCCTCACTGTCAACTCATCGCGACTCCCGTCGTGCCGCAACTACTCCGGATCAAGCATCAGGTGGCGACGGAGTTTTTTGATCAAACAGGCGACTGCCTGTACTGCCGGCTGCTGCTTGAGGAACTTCGGGAGCCGGATCGAGTCGTCGTAGAAAACGCCGAGTTTGCTGCGATCGTTCCCTTCGCATCCCGGTTGCCCTTCGAAGTCTGGATCCTCCCCAAACACCATCAAGCGTCATTCGCCGGGGTTGACCCGCAACACTTGGGGCCACTCGCGGAAATCCTTCAAAGCGTCCTGCTCAGGCTGCATCGAGGACTCGACAATCCCGCCTATAACCTGACGTTCAACACAGCGCCTCGCGGTGACGAGAACAAGGCCTATTTCCTCTGGCACGTTCAAATCCTGCCGCGACTGACGACTTCTGCCGGCTTCGAATTAGGCAGTGGGATGTCGATCAACACGGTGCTGCCTGAAGTCGCAGCGAAGTTTTTACGGAACGTTGCAATCTGA